The window CGATGGCTTTGAGCAGCGTGATGGTGAGTTCGCCGCCGAGATGCTCGCGGAATTCCTCCAGCCCTTTCAGGACCATCAAATTATCGTCCGAGTCCACGTTGAGCAATTCGTTGGCGAACAGCTCGAAGCCGAGTTTCTCCAGAAGCCTCAGCACACGGTCGGCAGACCCGGCGTCGAAGTGGCCCAGTTTGCGCGAGTAGATCGTGTCGAGCGCGATGCCGATGGCCACCGCTTCGCCGTGACGAATGGCGTATTCCGAGAGCTGTTCCAGCTTGTGCGCGGCCCAGTGGCCGAAATCGAGCGGTCGGGCAGAACCGAACTCGAACGGGTCGCCCGACGTGGCGATGTGCTCAACGTGCAGCTCCGCGCAGCGATGGACAAGGCGTTCCATTGCTGGGGAGTCAAAATCACGCAGGAGCGCCGCGTCCCGTTCAATGGCTTCAAAGAAGTTCCGGTCGCGAATTAAGGCGACCTTTACCGCCTCGACGTAACCTGCCCGTTTATCGCGCGGTGACAACGATGCCAGCAGATCGAAATCATTGATGACCGCGAAAGGCGGGGCAAAGGTGCCGATGAAATTCTTTTTGCCGAACGCGTTGATGCCGTTTTTAACGCCCACGCCCGAGTCCGCCTGGCTCAAGGTCGTGGTGGGAATGCGGACGTGCCGGCATCCGCGATGGGCTGTCGCCGCCGCGAGACCGACCATGTCGAGGATCGCGCCGCCGCCCACGGCGACGACATAGGAATGGCGGTCGATGTGGTAGCGGTCAATGTGCGAGTGGATCTCCGAGACGTGAAAATAGGAGTTCTTGGTGCGCTCGCCGCCTTCGATGATGAACGGCGGACAGACCAGTCGGAGCGACGTGGAAAACGTGTTGAAGTAATTCTCGATGTTGCGCGACAGATGCGGCCTGGCCTGGGCCAGAGACTCATCGAGCACGATAAAAACGTTGTGATGCGTCTTGTTCTCGCTGTTGGCCAGTACATCTTTGAGCGCCGGATTGGCCGGATCAAACACGTTCCGCGTGAACAACACTCGGTGCCGGTAGCCGACGGAGATTGCGCGTTCGATGACGGACATTTTCGTAATGTGGAATGTTGGACGATGGATTTCTAGAATTATTTAAGAGCAGTGTGAAAAAAACGCGTGTTGGACGACGGGGTTGCGCCTCTGCTCGAACAGCCAGACGGGGGCCGGTCGGGTCGCGTTTTCACGAATAATAAA of the Candidatus Angelobacter sp. genome contains:
- a CDS encoding 3-dehydroquinate synthase, whose product is MSVIERAISVGYRHRVLFTRNVFDPANPALKDVLANSENKTHHNVFIVLDESLAQARPHLSRNIENYFNTFSTSLRLVCPPFIIEGGERTKNSYFHVSEIHSHIDRYHIDRHSYVVAVGGGAILDMVGLAAATAHRGCRHVRIPTTTLSQADSGVGVKNGINAFGKKNFIGTFAPPFAVINDFDLLASLSPRDKRAGYVEAVKVALIRDRNFFEAIERDAALLRDFDSPAMERLVHRCAELHVEHIATSGDPFEFGSARPLDFGHWAAHKLEQLSEYAIRHGEAVAIGIALDTIYSRKLGHFDAGSADRVLRLLEKLGFELFANELLNVDSDDNLMVLKGLEEFREHLGGELTITLLKAIGRGFEAHEMNLPKVIEAIYELQARHAQETSKIVPARA